In the genome of Telluria beijingensis, one region contains:
- a CDS encoding DUF3297 family protein, translating to MNDTATLPPLPDRLSIDPSSPFHNRDVFQHEVGIRFNDKDRYDVEEYCLSEGWIKVAAGKTLDRKGKPMLIKLKGKVEAFYK from the coding sequence ATGAACGATACTGCAACCCTTCCCCCGCTCCCAGACCGGCTGTCGATCGATCCGAGCAGCCCATTCCACAACCGTGACGTGTTCCAGCACGAAGTCGGCATCCGTTTCAACGACAAGGATCGCTACGACGTCGAAGAGTATTGTCTCAGCGAAGGCTGGATCAAAGTCGCTGCCGGCAAGACCCTCGATCGCAAGGGCAAGCCGATGCTCATCAAGCTCAAGGGCAAGGTCGAGGCCTTCTACAAGTAA
- a CDS encoding sensor histidine kinase, protein MTSRPHAATPPSAPVPDCPDDETLSARQFRTIAELGGDVAFAIALPARRLGYLSPAFGALSSFAPDALQQALDSDGGSPLAPLAAWLREAAGGEPGALGRREFDLLDAEGRPLALEALATVMRDEPSTLVGLLRDLSAWRAHQSEQKRFASMLNHEFRTPLATIDGAIQRLEATSNHADEPTRTRYRKIGAAVDRLIGMLDEYLSPDRMAALGRSRQPNTITVGDLVETGATQIRAAGREAVLRLDQLSTSDRKQLTLRGEPEGLRLALKVLIDNALAFSPPSAAVVLRARRSGGGIEVAVLDGGAGVPPEDVARVFDKGYRGRNAGGMAGSGLGLYMARSIVEVHGGVLSLAPGEEGAGAEFRLWMPALGL, encoded by the coding sequence ATGACGTCCCGCCCCCATGCTGCCACGCCGCCCTCCGCCCCCGTCCCGGACTGTCCCGACGACGAGACCTTGTCGGCCAGGCAGTTCCGCACGATCGCCGAACTGGGTGGCGACGTGGCCTTCGCCATCGCGCTGCCCGCGCGTCGCCTCGGCTACCTGAGCCCTGCCTTCGGCGCGCTGAGCAGCTTCGCCCCCGATGCGCTGCAGCAGGCGCTCGACAGCGACGGCGGCTCGCCGCTGGCGCCGCTCGCGGCCTGGCTGCGCGAGGCGGCCGGCGGCGAACCCGGCGCGCTCGGCCGGCGCGAGTTCGACCTGCTCGATGCCGAGGGGCGGCCGCTGGCGCTGGAAGCCCTGGCCACCGTCATGCGTGACGAGCCATCGACCCTGGTCGGCCTGCTGCGCGACCTGTCGGCGTGGCGCGCCCATCAAAGCGAGCAGAAACGCTTCGCCAGCATGCTCAACCACGAATTCCGCACCCCGCTGGCCACCATCGACGGCGCCATCCAGCGCCTCGAGGCGACCTCGAACCACGCCGACGAACCGACCCGCACGCGCTACCGCAAGATCGGCGCCGCGGTCGACCGCCTGATCGGCATGCTCGACGAATACCTGTCGCCGGACCGCATGGCCGCGCTCGGCCGTTCGCGCCAGCCGAACACGATCACCGTGGGCGACCTGGTCGAGACCGGCGCCACCCAGATCCGCGCGGCCGGGCGCGAAGCCGTGCTGCGGCTGGACCAGCTGTCCACGAGCGACCGGAAGCAGTTGACGCTGCGCGGCGAGCCGGAGGGCTTGCGGCTGGCGCTCAAGGTCTTGATCGACAACGCGCTGGCGTTTTCGCCGCCGTCGGCCGCCGTGGTGCTGCGCGCCCGGCGCAGCGGCGGCGGGATCGAGGTGGCGGTGCTCGACGGCGGCGCCGGCGTGCCGCCGGAAGACGTGGCGCGGGTGTTCGACAAGGGCTACCGCGGCCGCAACGCCGGCGGCATGGCCGGCAGCGGCCTGGGCCTCTACATGGCGCGCTCGATCGTCGAGGTGCATGGCGGGGTGTTGAGCCTGGCGCCGGGCGAAGAAGGGGCGGGCGCCGAATTCCGACTTTGGATGCCGGCGCTGGGCCTCTAG
- a CDS encoding response regulator transcription factor, whose product MTQILIVEDNGEYADDMAEFLKELDHEVTIARTASEMWAALTRTPAAVVVLDLGLPDEDGFNVIPRMRQLYPEIGLLVLTGRVAFDHRILGLRLGADHYLTKPIKFPELAAHIEALDRRVRPPDPAPAPSKWTLRVSARQLELMGKVIDLTEKECNFLHLLTINTRPVPRHVIVAGMGGEDPDASRRVDMLVYRLRKKARSGLGQDLPLRSAYGEGYSLSAGFTLN is encoded by the coding sequence ATGACGCAGATATTGATTGTTGAAGACAATGGCGAATACGCCGACGACATGGCCGAGTTCCTGAAGGAACTCGACCACGAAGTGACGATCGCCAGGACCGCCAGCGAAATGTGGGCGGCGCTGACGCGCACGCCGGCCGCGGTGGTCGTGCTCGACCTCGGATTGCCGGACGAAGACGGTTTCAACGTGATCCCCCGCATGCGCCAGCTCTATCCCGAGATCGGCCTGCTGGTATTGACGGGCCGGGTGGCCTTCGACCACCGCATCCTGGGCCTGCGCCTGGGCGCCGACCATTATTTGACCAAGCCGATCAAGTTCCCCGAACTGGCGGCCCACATCGAAGCCCTGGACCGCCGCGTGCGCCCACCGGACCCGGCCCCGGCCCCGAGCAAGTGGACCCTGCGCGTGAGCGCGCGCCAGCTCGAGCTGATGGGCAAGGTGATCGACCTGACCGAAAAAGAGTGCAACTTCCTGCACCTGCTGACGATCAACACCCGTCCCGTCCCGCGCCATGTGATCGTGGCCGGCATGGGCGGCGAAGACCCCGACGCCAGCCGCCGGGTCGACATGCTGGTCTACCGCCTGCGCAAGAAAGCCCGCTCCGGCCTCGGCCAGGACCTCCCGCTGCGCAGCGCCTACGGCGAAGGCTACAGCCTCTCCGCCGGCTTCACCCTCAATTAG
- a CDS encoding transposase — translation MARQPRLIVPEQPHHVIQRGNNRQVIFREQADYQRFLVWLKEGAKFYDVAIHAYVLMPNHLHLLATPNDATGLALMMQKVGRLYVPWFNHKYERSGGLFEGRFRTSLIDSDRYFMTCSRYIELNPVRAQLSIAPEDYPWSSYAHHAGIRTDTLVADHPLFWGLGNTPFQREAAYIDMVRQGLSTEEVEFITVAILKNQPLGSVNFKSELEQKTQRRILPAKRGRPFNPPLPPLSVA, via the coding sequence ATGGCACGCCAACCCCGACTCATCGTTCCCGAGCAACCGCACCACGTCATCCAGCGCGGCAATAACCGCCAGGTGATCTTTCGCGAACAGGCCGATTACCAGCGCTTCCTGGTCTGGCTCAAGGAGGGCGCCAAGTTCTATGACGTGGCAATCCACGCCTATGTGCTGATGCCGAACCACCTGCACCTGCTGGCCACGCCGAATGACGCCACCGGCCTGGCGCTGATGATGCAAAAGGTGGGGCGCCTGTATGTCCCCTGGTTCAATCACAAGTACGAGCGCAGCGGCGGCCTGTTCGAAGGACGTTTCCGTACCTCGCTGATCGATTCGGACCGCTATTTCATGACCTGCAGCCGCTATATCGAACTCAATCCCGTGCGTGCGCAGCTTTCCATTGCCCCGGAAGACTATCCGTGGTCGAGTTATGCCCACCATGCCGGCATCCGCACCGACACCCTGGTCGCCGATCATCCCTTATTCTGGGGGCTGGGCAATACGCCATTCCAGCGTGAGGCCGCTTATATCGACATGGTCCGGCAAGGCCTGAGCACAGAAGAGGTCGAATTCATCACGGTCGCGATCCTGAAGAACCAGCCGCTGGGTTCGGTTAACTTCAAGAGCGAACTCGAGCAAAAAACGCAACGCCGCATCTTGCCGGCCAAGCGTGGACGTCCGTTCAATCCCCCCTTGCCACCGCTTTCAGTCGCCTGA
- a CDS encoding glutamate synthase-related protein, which produces MIAQGLYDPANEHDACGVGFIAHIKGNKSHSIIEQGLQILKNLDHRGAVGADALMGDGAGILIQIPDQYFRDEMAKQGIELPPPGEYGVGMVFLPKEHASRIACEQEIERAVRIEGQVVLGWRNVPVDETMPMSPFVRAKEPVIRQIFIGRGPDIMVTDALERKLYVIRKSSGHAIQALKLLHGKEFFVPSMSARTIVYKGLLLADQVGVYYKDLQDPRCISALSLVHQRFSTNTFPEWPLAHPYRMIAHNGEINTVKGNFNWTRAREGMLKSAVLGEDLNKLFPLIYEGQSDTACFDNALELLVMAGYPVAQAMMMMIPEAWENHTAMDDNRRAFYEYHAAMMEPWDGPAAMAFTDGRHIGGTLDRNGLRPARYVITEDDLVVMASESGVLPIPESRIVKKWRLQPGKMFLIDLEAGRIIDDKELKDSFANAKPYKAWIKSVRIKLNEVKLSESQLMAGRAKDAQGEKQPLTLLDRQQAFGYTQEDLKFLMAPMAVLGEEATGSMGNDSPLAVTSNKLKPLYNYFKQLFAQVTNPPIDPIRESMVMSLVSFIGPKPNILDTNNVNPPMRLEVSQPILGFDDMARLRAIGQHTGSKFKAYELNICYPVAWGKEGIEASLASLCAEAVDAVKSGHNILIVSDRRLSPDLVAIPALLATSSVHQHLVAKGLRASTGLVIETGSARETHHFALLAGYGAEAVHPYLALETLAELAHGMPHEMSAETASYNYIKAIGKGLLKVMSKMGISTYMSYCGAQIFEAVGLNKSLVDKYFKGTSSNVEGIGLFEVAEEALRLHALAFGNDPVLANSLDVGGEYAFRVRGEDHLWTPDAIAKLQHSTRANNFSTYKEYAQLINDQTRRHLTLRGLFEFRIDRDKAIPIEEVEPAKDIVKRFATGAMSLGSISTEAHATLAIAMNRIGGKSNTGEGGEDPARYLNEFKGIAIKKGESLSSVLGKDRVMVDIPLEEGDSLRSKIKQVASGRFGVTAEYLNAADQIQIKMAQGAKPGEGGQLPGHKVSEYIASLRFSVPGVGLISPPPHHDIYSIEDLAQLIHDLKNANPRASISVKLVSEVGIGTVAAGVSKAKADHVVVAGHDGGTGASPLSSVKHAGTPWELGLAETQQTLVLNGLRSRIRVQADGQMRTGRDVVIAAMLGADEVGFATAPLVVEGCIMMRKCHLNTCPVGVATQDPVLRAKFQGKPEHVVNYFFFVAEEARQIMAQLGIRSYDELIGRADLLDKSKAIGHWKAQGLDFSNIFYQPQVDCRTSLYHTGEQDHGLDKALDHKLIAQAKAALEKGERVSFISPVKNLNRTVGAMLSGEVAKRYGHAGLPDDTIHIQLQGTAGQSAAAFLAGGITIDLVGEGNDYVGKGLSGGRIIVRPNTEFRGWAVDNIIVGNTVMYGAISGEAFFNGVAGERFAVRNSGAIAVVEGCGDHGCEYMTGGTVVVLGETGRNFAAGMSGGVAFVYDPKGEFAGRCNTTMVNLEPVLSAKEQSDPAAWHSQTRNGERECDETILRRLIERHFKHTGSTRARNLLDDWANSRAKFVKVFPTDYKRALEEMHNSSMEEANDKIELAA; this is translated from the coding sequence ATGATTGCCCAAGGTTTGTATGATCCCGCCAATGAACACGATGCCTGCGGCGTCGGCTTCATCGCCCATATCAAGGGCAACAAGAGTCATTCGATTATTGAACAGGGTCTGCAGATCCTGAAGAACCTCGACCACCGGGGTGCGGTCGGCGCCGATGCGCTGATGGGCGACGGGGCCGGCATCCTGATCCAGATTCCGGACCAGTATTTCCGCGACGAGATGGCCAAGCAGGGCATCGAACTGCCGCCGCCCGGCGAATATGGCGTGGGCATGGTGTTTCTGCCGAAAGAGCATGCGTCGCGCATCGCCTGCGAACAGGAGATCGAACGCGCCGTGCGCATCGAAGGCCAGGTCGTGCTGGGCTGGCGCAATGTGCCGGTCGACGAGACCATGCCGATGTCGCCGTTCGTGCGCGCCAAGGAACCGGTCATCCGCCAGATCTTCATCGGCCGCGGCCCGGACATCATGGTCACCGATGCACTGGAACGCAAGCTGTACGTCATCCGCAAATCGTCGGGTCACGCGATCCAGGCCCTGAAACTCCTGCACGGCAAGGAGTTCTTCGTGCCGTCGATGTCGGCGCGCACCATCGTCTATAAAGGCCTGCTGCTGGCCGACCAGGTCGGCGTCTACTATAAAGACCTGCAGGATCCGCGCTGCATCTCGGCCCTGTCCCTGGTCCACCAGCGCTTCTCGACCAATACCTTCCCCGAGTGGCCGCTGGCCCACCCGTACCGCATGATCGCCCACAACGGCGAGATCAATACCGTCAAGGGCAACTTCAACTGGACCCGCGCGCGCGAGGGCATGCTCAAGTCGGCCGTGCTGGGCGAAGACCTGAACAAGCTGTTCCCGCTGATTTACGAAGGCCAGTCCGACACCGCCTGCTTCGACAACGCGCTCGAACTGCTGGTGATGGCCGGCTACCCGGTGGCTCAGGCGATGATGATGATGATCCCGGAAGCCTGGGAAAACCACACCGCGATGGACGACAACCGCCGCGCCTTCTACGAGTACCACGCGGCGATGATGGAACCATGGGACGGCCCGGCCGCCATGGCCTTCACCGACGGCCGCCACATCGGCGGCACCCTGGACCGCAACGGCCTGCGTCCGGCGCGCTACGTCATCACCGAGGATGACCTGGTCGTCATGGCCTCCGAGTCGGGCGTGCTGCCGATCCCCGAATCGCGCATCGTCAAAAAATGGCGTCTCCAGCCGGGCAAGATGTTCCTGATCGACCTCGAAGCCGGCCGCATCATCGACGACAAGGAGCTGAAAGACAGCTTCGCCAACGCCAAGCCGTATAAGGCCTGGATCAAGTCGGTGCGCATCAAGCTCAATGAAGTCAAATTGTCCGAGTCACAGCTGATGGCGGGCCGCGCGAAAGACGCGCAGGGAGAGAAGCAGCCCCTGACCCTGCTCGACCGCCAGCAAGCCTTCGGCTACACGCAGGAAGACCTCAAATTCCTGATGGCCCCGATGGCCGTGCTGGGCGAGGAAGCCACCGGCTCGATGGGCAACGACTCGCCGCTGGCCGTCACCTCGAACAAACTCAAGCCGCTGTATAACTACTTCAAGCAGCTGTTCGCGCAAGTGACCAACCCGCCGATCGACCCGATCCGCGAAAGCATGGTCATGTCGCTGGTGTCCTTCATCGGCCCGAAACCGAACATCCTCGACACCAACAACGTCAACCCGCCGATGCGCCTGGAGGTGTCGCAGCCGATCCTGGGCTTCGACGACATGGCGCGCCTGCGCGCGATCGGCCAGCACACCGGCAGCAAGTTCAAGGCCTATGAGCTGAACATCTGCTATCCGGTCGCCTGGGGCAAGGAAGGCATCGAAGCCTCGCTGGCCTCGCTGTGCGCCGAAGCGGTCGACGCCGTCAAGTCGGGCCACAACATCCTGATCGTGTCGGATCGCCGCCTGTCGCCCGACCTGGTCGCGATCCCCGCGCTCTTGGCCACTTCCAGCGTGCACCAGCACCTGGTGGCAAAAGGCCTGCGCGCCTCCACCGGCCTGGTGATCGAAACCGGCTCGGCGCGCGAGACCCACCACTTCGCCCTGCTGGCAGGCTACGGCGCCGAAGCCGTCCACCCCTACCTGGCCCTGGAAACCCTGGCCGAACTGGCCCACGGCATGCCGCACGAGATGTCGGCGGAGACCGCGAGCTACAACTACATCAAGGCGATCGGCAAGGGCCTGCTCAAGGTGATGTCGAAGATGGGCATCTCCACCTATATGTCCTACTGCGGCGCGCAGATCTTCGAAGCCGTGGGCCTGAACAAGTCGCTGGTCGACAAATACTTCAAGGGCACCTCGTCGAACGTCGAAGGCATCGGCCTGTTCGAAGTGGCGGAAGAAGCGCTGCGCCTGCACGCGCTGGCCTTCGGCAACGATCCGGTGCTGGCCAATAGCCTCGACGTCGGCGGCGAATACGCCTTCCGCGTGCGCGGCGAAGACCACCTGTGGACGCCGGACGCGATCGCCAAGCTGCAGCACTCGACCCGCGCCAACAACTTCTCGACCTATAAAGAGTACGCCCAGCTGATCAACGACCAGACGCGCCGTCACTTGACGCTGCGCGGCCTGTTCGAGTTCAGGATCGATCGCGACAAGGCGATCCCGATCGAGGAAGTCGAACCAGCCAAGGACATCGTCAAGCGCTTCGCCACCGGCGCGATGTCGCTCGGCTCGATCAGCACCGAAGCCCACGCCACCCTGGCGATCGCGATGAACCGCATCGGCGGCAAGAGCAATACCGGCGAAGGCGGCGAAGATCCGGCGCGCTACCTGAACGAATTCAAGGGCATCGCGATCAAGAAGGGCGAGAGCCTGTCCTCGGTCCTGGGCAAGGACCGCGTGATGGTCGACATCCCGCTCGAAGAAGGCGATTCGCTGCGCTCGAAGATCAAGCAGGTGGCCTCGGGCCGATTCGGCGTCACCGCCGAATACCTGAACGCGGCCGACCAGATCCAGATCAAGATGGCGCAAGGCGCCAAGCCGGGCGAAGGCGGCCAGCTGCCGGGCCATAAGGTGTCCGAGTACATCGCCAGCCTGCGCTTCTCGGTGCCGGGTGTCGGCCTGATCTCGCCGCCGCCGCACCATGACATCTATTCGATCGAAGACCTGGCCCAGCTGATCCACGACCTCAAGAACGCCAACCCGCGCGCTTCGATCTCCGTGAAACTGGTGTCGGAAGTCGGTATCGGCACCGTCGCCGCCGGCGTATCGAAAGCCAAGGCCGACCACGTGGTGGTCGCAGGCCACGATGGCGGTACCGGCGCCTCGCCGCTGTCCTCGGTCAAGCATGCCGGCACCCCATGGGAGCTGGGCCTGGCGGAAACCCAGCAGACCCTGGTGCTGAACGGCCTGCGCAGCCGAATTCGGGTTCAAGCAGATGGCCAGATGCGCACCGGCCGCGACGTCGTCATCGCCGCCATGCTGGGCGCCGACGAAGTGGGCTTCGCCACTGCACCGCTGGTGGTCGAAGGCTGCATCATGATGCGTAAATGCCACCTGAATACCTGCCCGGTAGGCGTGGCCACGCAAGACCCGGTCCTGCGCGCCAAGTTCCAGGGCAAACCTGAACACGTCGTGAATTACTTCTTCTTCGTCGCCGAAGAAGCGCGCCAGATCATGGCCCAGTTGGGCATCCGCAGCTACGACGAGTTGATCGGCCGCGCCGACCTGCTCGACAAATCGAAGGCGATCGGCCACTGGAAGGCGCAGGGCCTGGACTTCTCGAACATCTTCTACCAGCCGCAAGTCGACTGTCGCACCTCGCTTTACCACACCGGTGAGCAGGACCACGGCCTGGACAAGGCGCTGGACCACAAGCTGATCGCGCAAGCCAAGGCCGCGCTGGAGAAGGGCGAGCGCGTCTCGTTCATCTCGCCGGTGAAGAACCTGAACCGCACCGTCGGCGCCATGCTGTCGGGCGAAGTCGCCAAGCGCTATGGCCACGCCGGCCTGCCGGACGACACCATCCACATCCAGCTGCAGGGGACCGCGGGCCAGTCGGCGGCGGCCTTCCTGGCCGGCGGCATCACGATCGACCTGGTCGGCGAAGGCAACGACTACGTCGGCAAGGGCCTGTCGGGCGGCCGCATCATCGTGCGGCCGAACACCGAGTTCCGTGGCTGGGCGGTGGACAACATCATCGTCGGCAATACCGTGATGTATGGCGCGATCTCGGGCGAAGCCTTCTTCAACGGCGTGGCCGGCGAGCGCTTCGCGGTGCGTAACTCGGGCGCCATCGCGGTGGTCGAGGGTTGCGGCGACCACGGTTGCGAATACATGACCGGCGGTACCGTGGTGGTGCTGGGCGAAACCGGACGCAACTTCGCGGCCGGCATGTCGGGCGGCGTGGCCTTCGTCTACGATCCGAAAGGCGAGTTTGCGGGCCGCTGCAATACCACGATGGTCAACCTGGAACCGGTGCTGTCGGCCAAGGAGCAGAGCGACCCGGCGGCCTGGCACAGCCAGACGCGCAATGGCGAACGCGAATGCGACGAGACCATCCTGCGCCGCCTGATCGAACGTCACTTCAAGCACACCGGCAGCACGCGCGCGCGCAACCTGCTCGACGACTGGGCCAATAGCCGCGCCAAGTTCGTCAAGGTGTTCCCGACCGATTACAAGCGCGCCCTCGAGGAGATGCACAACTCGAGCATGGAAGAAGCGAACGACAAGATTGAATTGGCGGCCTGA
- a CDS encoding glutamate synthase subunit beta produces the protein MGKITGFMEFARQEEEYLDPPVRLKNYKEFVVTLTDGQAKVQGARCMDCGIPFCNTGCPVNNMIPDWNDLVFHGNYRHALDNLHSTNNFPEFTGRICPAPCESACTLGINNDPVGIKSIERKIIDTGWEHGWVVPQPPTSKTGKKVAIVGSGPAGLAAAQQLARAGHDVTVFEKSDRIGGLLRYGIPDFKMEKDLIDRRVEQMQAEGVTFRTSVLIGKDFPATVSNMACETIFPEDLEKDFDAVILAGGAEQPRDLPVPGRQLKGVHFAMDFLPQQNRVNAGDKVKDQIKATGKHVVVIGGGDTGSDCVGTSNRHGAASVTQFELMPQPPEQENKPLVWPYWPTRLRTSSSHEEGCERDWAVATKRLEGKGGKVEKLIACRVEWKDGKMSEVPDSEFELKADLVFLAMGFVSPVQQVLDAFGVQKDPRGNARATTEGDSAYQTSNPKLFAAGDMRRGQSLVVWAIREGRQCARSVDEFLMGVSSLPR, from the coding sequence GTGGGCAAAATCACCGGTTTCATGGAATTCGCACGACAGGAAGAGGAATACCTCGACCCGCCCGTGCGCCTGAAGAACTACAAGGAATTCGTCGTCACCCTGACCGACGGCCAGGCCAAGGTGCAGGGCGCGCGCTGCATGGATTGCGGCATCCCGTTCTGCAATACGGGCTGCCCGGTCAACAATATGATCCCGGACTGGAACGACCTGGTCTTCCATGGCAACTACCGCCACGCGCTGGATAATCTGCACTCGACCAATAACTTCCCCGAGTTCACCGGCCGCATCTGCCCGGCGCCGTGCGAATCGGCCTGTACCCTGGGGATCAACAACGATCCGGTCGGCATCAAGTCGATCGAGCGCAAGATCATCGACACCGGCTGGGAACACGGCTGGGTGGTGCCGCAGCCGCCGACCAGCAAGACCGGCAAGAAGGTCGCCATCGTCGGTTCCGGCCCCGCCGGCCTGGCCGCGGCCCAGCAACTGGCGCGCGCCGGCCATGATGTCACCGTGTTCGAGAAGAGCGATCGCATCGGCGGCCTGCTGCGCTACGGGATCCCCGACTTCAAGATGGAGAAGGACCTGATCGACCGTCGCGTGGAACAGATGCAGGCGGAGGGCGTGACCTTCCGCACCAGCGTCCTGATCGGCAAGGACTTCCCGGCCACGGTCAGCAATATGGCGTGCGAAACGATCTTCCCGGAAGACCTGGAAAAAGACTTCGACGCCGTGATCCTGGCCGGCGGCGCAGAACAGCCGCGCGACCTGCCGGTCCCGGGCCGCCAGCTGAAAGGCGTGCACTTCGCGATGGACTTCCTGCCGCAGCAGAACCGCGTCAATGCCGGCGACAAGGTCAAGGACCAGATCAAGGCCACCGGCAAGCACGTGGTGGTGATCGGCGGCGGCGATACGGGCTCGGACTGCGTCGGCACCTCGAACCGCCACGGCGCCGCGTCGGTCACCCAGTTCGAACTGATGCCGCAGCCGCCGGAACAGGAAAACAAGCCGCTGGTCTGGCCTTACTGGCCGACCCGCCTGCGCACTTCGTCGTCGCACGAGGAAGGCTGCGAGCGCGACTGGGCGGTGGCGACCAAGCGCCTGGAAGGCAAGGGCGGCAAGGTCGAGAAGCTGATCGCCTGCCGCGTCGAGTGGAAGGACGGCAAGATGAGCGAAGTGCCGGACAGCGAATTCGAACTCAAGGCCGACCTGGTGTTCCTGGCCATGGGCTTCGTCTCGCCGGTGCAGCAGGTGCTGGACGCCTTCGGCGTGCAGAAAGACCCGCGCGGCAATGCGCGCGCCACGACCGAGGGCGACAGCGCCTACCAGACCTCGAACCCGAAGCTGTTCGCCGCCGGCGACATGCGCCGCGGCCAGTCGCTGGTGGTGTGGGCGATCCGCGAAGGCCGCCAGTGCGCACGCTCGGTGGACGAGTTCCTGATGGGCGTCTCCAGCCTGCCGCGTTGA
- a CDS encoding PLP-dependent aminotransferase family protein, producing the protein MTEASSTRSSRTALALGDPAAGETLQRWLYRSLRQAILDGRLAEGALLPGTRALAQQYALARGTVQLAYDQLLSEGYLQALRGSGTRVSRVLPDTSLQAGPALARAPQDPPSRFEPGGPWLRNVGGQAPAFPLRPGSGLPPAFHPHRCDVRGFPIDLWRRLHGRHLRSSKLAILSENEAAGLAALRVAIARHLDLARGVAVSPDQVVILGSVQQALDICLRLLVQPGEAVWMEDPGYPGARQAMQAHGARVVDVALDGDGMRVHEALDRAPDARLAYVTPARQAPLGMALAPERRLALLHWARTRGAIVFEDDYDSEYRFGAKPVPALRSMEGAESHVVLAGTFSKLLFPAIRLAFVALPWQLVDPFIRAASLAARNANALSQAVLADFIDDGHFDRHVRRMRRVYAGRAAAFEEAAQRHWQGLIEVPPVTAGLDVVTRLLAHEERDAWQRLNAAGLTAFPLERYCAQATLPPSLVMGFAAFDEAAIEQGAKAVAAALRGRR; encoded by the coding sequence ATGACAGAGGCATCGTCCACACGATCGAGCCGCACCGCGCTGGCACTCGGCGATCCAGCCGCGGGGGAGACCCTGCAGCGCTGGCTGTACCGCAGCCTGCGCCAGGCCATCCTCGATGGCCGCCTGGCGGAAGGCGCGCTGCTGCCCGGCACCCGCGCACTGGCGCAGCAGTACGCGCTAGCGCGCGGCACCGTGCAACTGGCCTACGACCAGCTGCTGTCCGAGGGTTACCTGCAGGCGCTGCGCGGCAGCGGCACCCGGGTCAGCCGGGTGCTGCCGGACACCAGCCTGCAGGCCGGGCCGGCGTTGGCGCGCGCGCCGCAAGACCCGCCCTCGCGCTTCGAGCCCGGCGGCCCCTGGCTGCGCAACGTCGGCGGCCAGGCGCCCGCCTTTCCGCTACGGCCCGGCAGCGGCCTGCCGCCCGCCTTCCACCCGCACCGCTGCGACGTGCGCGGCTTTCCGATCGACTTGTGGCGGCGCCTCCATGGCCGTCACCTGCGTTCGTCGAAACTGGCGATCCTGTCCGAGAACGAGGCCGCCGGCCTGGCCGCGCTGCGGGTGGCGATCGCGCGCCACCTCGACCTGGCGCGCGGGGTCGCGGTCTCGCCCGACCAGGTCGTGATCCTGGGCAGCGTGCAGCAGGCCCTCGACATCTGCCTGCGCCTGCTGGTGCAACCGGGCGAGGCGGTGTGGATGGAAGATCCGGGCTATCCCGGCGCGCGCCAGGCCATGCAGGCGCATGGCGCGCGGGTGGTCGACGTCGCGCTCGATGGCGACGGCATGCGGGTGCACGAGGCATTGGACCGTGCGCCGGATGCGCGGCTGGCCTATGTGACGCCGGCGCGCCAGGCGCCGCTGGGGATGGCGCTGGCGCCGGAACGCCGGCTGGCCCTGCTGCATTGGGCACGAACGCGCGGCGCCATCGTGTTCGAGGACGACTACGACAGCGAATACCGCTTCGGCGCGAAACCGGTGCCGGCGCTGCGCAGCATGGAGGGGGCCGAATCGCACGTGGTACTGGCCGGCACCTTCAGCAAGCTGCTGTTCCCGGCGATCCGGCTGGCCTTCGTGGCCCTGCCCTGGCAACTGGTCGACCCGTTCATCCGGGCCGCGTCGCTGGCGGCGCGCAATGCGAACGCGCTGTCGCAGGCGGTGCTGGCCGACTTCATCGACGATGGGCACTTCGACCGCCACGTGCGGCGCATGCGGCGCGTGTATGCGGGCCGCGCGGCGGCCTTCGAAGAGGCGGCGCAACGTCACTGGCAAGGCCTGATCGAGGTGCCACCGGTGACGGCGGGGCTGGACGTGGTGACGCGCCTGCTGGCGCATGAGGAACGCGATGCCTGGCAGCGGCTGAATGCAGCCGGCTTGACGGCGTTTCCGCTGGAGAGATACTGCGCGCAGGCGACATTGCCGCCATCGCTGGTGATGGGATTTGCCGCCTTCGACGAGGCGGCGATCGAGCAGGGAGCAAAGGCGGTGGCGGCCGCGTTGCGCGGCCGCCGTTAG